In Streptococcus sp. SN-1, a single genomic region encodes these proteins:
- a CDS encoding DNA-directed RNA polymerase subunit beta, producing MSKKSSYVIKRLLLVILVLFLGALALGIGLMVGYGILGKGQDPWAILSPAKWQELIHKFTGN from the coding sequence ATGAGTAAGAAATCAAGCTATGTAATCAAGCGTTTACTTTTAGTCATTTTGGTATTGTTTTTAGGTGCTCTAGCCCTAGGAATCGGCTTAATGGTCGGCTATGGAATCTTGGGCAAGGGTCAAGATCCATGGGCTATCTTGTCTCCAGCAAAATGGCAGGAATTGATTCATAAATTTACAGG